From Aspergillus fumigatus Af293 chromosome 5, whole genome shotgun sequence, a single genomic window includes:
- a CDS encoding mitochondrial 54S ribosomal protein uL1m, translated as MSSFGSILPSAARSILSTCQLPLRQRTMAPLLSSFHQQVRGAKSNAQARNKKAKAKSKKEKKGPREFKQKDLKDVEQFSLCDAIRYLRAFEVGREPTVSKYEIHIRLKTKRDGPVIRNMLRFPHSVQTESRICVVCPPGTRHEKEARAAGAVLVGEQDVFDAVKAGKIEFDRLICHPDSLDALNKAGLGRILGPRGLMPSIKTGTVVEDVAARVEMLRGGTVYRERDAVIRLPIGQLAFSPEQLRDNLRATIEQVKKDAASLNDRIVKEIYEVVLSSTNGPGFSLNGEFKSDNSPDTASLTGL; from the exons ATGTCCTCCTTCGGCTCGATCCTGCCGTCGGCGGCAAGGAGCATTCTCTCAACATGTCAATTGCCTCTTCGACAAAGAACAATGGCGCCTTTGCTTTCGAGCTTTCACCAACAGGTCCGAGGAGCCAAGAGCAATGCTCAGGCCCGAAATAAAAAGgccaaggcgaagagcaagaaggagaagaagggtcCCCGGGAATTCAAGCAGAAAGACCTCAAAGATGTTGAGCAATTCTCGCTCTGCGATGCCATAAG ATATCTCCGCGCTTTCGAAGTTGGTCGCGAACCGACTGTCTCCAAATACGAAATCCATATTCGTTTGAAAACAAAGCGTGACGGGCCAGTCATCCGTAACATGCTCCGATTCCCTCACTCCGTCCAGACCGAATCACGAATCTGTGTCGTGTGCCCTCCTGGAACAAGACACGAGAAGGAAGCTCGCGCCGCTGGAGCTGTTCTGGTAGGTGAACAGGACGTATTCGATGCTGTCAAGGCAGGCAAGATTGAGTTTGATCGTCTCATCTGTCATCCCGACAGTTTGGACGCCTTGAACAAAGCCGGGTTGGGCCGGATTCTTGGTCCCAGAGGCTTGATGCCGAGTATCAAAACAGGTACTGTGGTTGAAGATGTCGCCGCTAGAGTTGAGATGCTTCGTGGTGGTACGGTATACAGAGAGCGTGATGCCGTTATTCGACTACCGATTGGGCAATTGGCATTCTCCCCCGAACAATTGAGAGACAACCTGCGCGCGACGATTGAACAGGTGAAGAAGGACGCGGCCAGCCTCAACGATCGTATCGTGAAGGAGATCTATGAAGTT GTTCTGAGCTCGACGAACGGACCCGGCTTCAGTCTAAATGGAGAGTTCAAGTCCGACAATTCCCCTGACACCGCTTCATTGACCGGCTTGTAA
- a CDS encoding COG2 family protein → MRKSAIHVGMHLRDSVDSSVGNFQVMVAPSDATLLQLVGFRKTTDVFGDPEESASDLDDDTSDLPFPEPLTRASFLAPDFNPADYLSSLTNRHQSLEDLRQELRNLDQALSRELLDLVNENYGDFLSLGSALQGGEEKVEQVRVGLLSFQREVQAIRDKVEARQSDMEKLLNEKRRLTGHANIARALLDFAERVEDLEKRLMIGDAPTQHQRESAEGLDTDSDLLDSESEESDEEDLPTGSSAAPLVSLRRLENHIQKYVYLTRLASRIGGDHPFLLNQRPRLAKIRATVLVDLKTALEQGSHAGAKRDTKTMAVLRLYKLMGEDTSAVTALKNLKI, encoded by the exons ATGAGAAAGAGTGCCATCCATGTTGGCATGCATCTGAGAGACTCGGTAGACTCCAGCGTGGGAAATTTCCAGGTAATGGTAGCTCCTTCAGATGCCACTTTGCTCCAATTAGTGGGATTTCGAAAAACGACAGATGTA TTTGGCGACCCCGAGGAGTCAGCCTCTGATCTTGACGATGATACCTCCGacctgccattccctgaGCCTCTCACTCGAGCATCATTTCTCGCCCCCGACTTTAACCCCGCAGACTACCTCTCGTCCTTGACCAATCGGCACCAGAGCCTCGAAGACCTCCGACAAGAACTGCGGAATCTGGACCAAGCGCTCAGTCGGGAGTTGCTAGATCTAGTCAATGAAAATTATGGTGATTTCTTATCTCTTGGCAGCGCATTGCAGGGGGGCGAAGAGAAGGTCGAGCAGGTTCGGGTTGGGCTTTTGTCATTTCAGAGGGAGGTTCAAGCTATACGGGATAAGGTGGAAGCGAGGCAAAGCGACATGGAAAAACTCCTGAATGAAAAGAGGCGACTGACAGGGCATGCGAACATTGCTCGGGCCCTATTAGACTTCGCAGAGCGTGTTGAGGACCTGGAGAAACGATTGATGATTGGTGATGCACCGACCCAGCACCAACGCGAATCGGCCGAGGGACTCGACACGGACTCGGACCTGCTGGACAGCGAGAGTGAGgaaagtgatgaagaggacctGCCCACTGGCTCGTCTGCAGCTCCGCTAGTGTCTCTGCGGAGACTGGAAAATCACATACAGAAATACGTCTACCTCACCCGACTGGCTTCACGGATTGGTGGTGACCATCCATTCTTACTTAACCAACGACCCCGGTTAGCGAAAATCAGGGCCACGGTGCTCGTGGACCTGAAAACAGCACTTGAGCAAGGCAGTCATGCTGGGGCGAAGCGGGATACGAAAACGATGGCCGTATTGCGACTCTACAAACTAATGGGCGAGGATACCAGTGCAGTAACCGCATTGAAGAACCTGAAGATATAA